The genomic interval AAGTATTGGTGGGAAAGACAGTATGAGTGGTAGTTTTAATGAATTACATGTACCACCAACCTTAATATCATTTGCGGTTTCAGTTGAAGAGGTAGACCAAATCATCTCACAAGAGTTTAGGGCACCAAATCATTATATTTATTTATTTGACTATGAGCAGGATAATAATCAATTGCCAATGATTGATGAGTTAAAAACAAATTATAAATATATTTATCAAGGAATAAAAATGAAAAAGATTGTATCTGCTTGTTCCATAAAAATGGGTGGTTTAGCAGAAGCACTAGCGAAAATGAGTTTTGGGAATAAAATTGGGGTTGATGTAATAGCTGATATGGATCTATTTAAACCAAAATATGGGTCAATTGTGGTTGAAAGTACAGAAGAATTAACTGATTGTCAGGCGATTTATCTTGGAAAAACAACAGATGCTGAGATTCAAATTAACCAAAACTTAATCTCAATTGATGAAGCGATTCAAGTAAATCAGAGTACTTATGATGGGATATATCCAAGGGTTAAACAAAGTAATAATAAAGACGTTGAAAATAGTGTGTTCAATTCTCCTATCATCAAAAAAAGTAAATCACAAGCTAAACCAAAGGTTTTTATTCCAGTATTCCCAGGGACAAACTGTGAATATGAAACAGGGCGTGCTTTTCAAAGGGCAGGGGCTCTTGCAGAAACATTTGTATTTAAAAATCTAAATCAAGAAATGATTCATACTTCTCTAACTGAGATGGTAAAGCATATTAACCAATCACAAATTTTAATGTTTTCTGGTGGGTTTAGTGCTGGGGATGAACCTGATGGTTCTGGTAAGTTTATCACAACAGTTTTAAATAATGAAATGGTTAAAGAAGCCATTGAACGTTTCTTAGATAAAGATGGATTAATACTAGGTATATGTAATGGTTTTCAAGCACTAATTAAATCAGGTTTATTACCTTACGGGAAAATTGGTGTTGTTTCCTCTGATTCCCCAACTCTTACTAAAAATGATATTAATCGACATGTAGCGAAAATAGTAAACACAAAAATTACTTCAAATAAATCACCTTGGCTTATGAATATGTCTGTTAATAAGACTTATCAAGTGGCGATGTCTCATGGTGAGGGAAAATTTGTCGCAAGTGATGAAATGATTAAACAATTATTTAATAATGGTCAAGTCGCAACACAATATGTTGATTTAAAAGGACAACCTACGATGGATGCTAGGTTTAATCCAAATGGGTCTTATCACGCGATTGAAGGAATCACAAGTCCTTGTGGAAAAATATTAGGTAAAATGGGTCATTCTGAGCGAATGGTCAAAGGATTGTATAAAAATATGACAATTGATAAGGTTCAAGATATATTCACAAATGGTGTAGGTTATTTTAAATAATGGAGGATATAAATGAATAAAGAAAATTTAATTTATGAAGGTAAGGCGAAGCAAGTTTATTGTACATGTAATCCTAATCAAGTCATTATCCATTATAAGGATGATGCAACAGCTTATAATGGAATTAAAAAATCAATTATTGACAACAAAGGTATTTTAAATAATGAAATTTCATCGATTATTTATAAACTTTTAGAAAATCATGGGATCAAAACGCATCTTATAGAGAGATTAAATGAACGTGAACAATTATGTGAAAAAGTTGACATCATTAAACTTGAAGTGATTGTACGAAATATTGTAGCGGGAAGTATGGCAAAACGATTAGGGATTAAAGAAGGAACAGTGCTTGATGATGAAACCTATGAGTTATGTTATAAGAATGATTATTTTGGTGATCCACTAATCAATGAAGACCATGCGCTCGCTTTAAAACTAGCTACTAAACAAGAATTAAATTTTATTAGAATTACTTCATTAAAAATTAACCATATTTTAAAAATGATATTTAAAGAAATGAATATTAATATTGTTGATTTTAAACTTGAATTTGGTCGAAATGAAGCAGGTGAAATCATACTTGCAGATGAAATATCACCGGATACCTGCAGATTATGGGATATGGAAACAAATGAAAAATTAGATAAAGATCGTTTTAGACGTGATTTAGGGAATGTAGAGGGCGCTTATAAGGAGATATTAAATCGATTTAAAAGGAATGAGTTAAATGTCAGAAATTGATTTATTTTATGAAAATAAAATGAACGAGGAATGTGGTGTATTTGGTATTTTCAATCATGAAAATGCTGGTGAATTAACTTATTATGCTTTACAAACATTACAACACAGAGGACAAGAAGGAACAGGGATTTTATCAAGTAATGGGAATGTTTTAACGCAAGTTAAAGGTGAAGGTTTAGTAAACCATGTCTATAAATCTGAAGATATTAAACGTCTTAAAGGCATTCATGCAATCGGTCATGTTCGTTATTCAACAAGTGGTGGAGGAGGTTTATTAAATGTACAACCTTTCTTGTTTCACTCACAAACAGGACAACTTGGTCTTTGTCATAATGGAAATTTAGTTAATACAAAAAATCTAAAAGGGTATTTGGAAAAAGAAGGAAGTATCTTCCAAACAACATCGGATACAGAAGTATTAGCACATTTATTAAAGAGACAAAAAGGAACCTTTATGGAAAGGTTGAAGGAATCACTTCTATATTTAGAAGGTGCATTTGCTTTCTTAGTTCTTTTAGAAAATGAATTATATATTGCTTTAGATAAACTTGGATTAAGACCACTATCCATTGGAAAAATTGGTGATGGCTATGTGGTTGCTAGTGAGACCTGTGCCTTTGAAACGATAGGAGCCACCTATATTAGAGATGTACAACCAGGAGAAGTCATTAAAATAAGTGATTCTGGAATGGAATCTCAGTTTTATTCATTAAACAATGAAACGCATATGTGTGCGATGGAGTATATTTATTTTTCAAGACCGGATAGTGATATATTAAATGTAAATGTTCATACCGCTAGAAAAAGATGTGGAATTGAATTAGCGAAAGAAAACCCTGTTTTAGCTGATATCGTCATTGGTGTACCTGATTCAGGAATGAGTGCTGCCATCGGTTATTCAGAAGCAACACGGATTCCTTTTGAGATGGGGATAATTAAAAATAAATATGTGGGGAGAACATTCATTGAAGCATCACAAGCCCTTCGTGATCAAGGGGTGAAGATGAAACTAAGTGCTGTTCGTTCAATCGTAAAAGATAAACGAGTGGTTCTAATTGATGATTCAATTGTACGGGGAACAACAAGCAAAAAGATAGTTAATATGTTACGACAAGCAGGTGCTAAAGAAGTTCATGTTAGAATTGCTTCTCCTGAGATTAAATATCCTTGTTTTTATGGCGTAGACTTTTCAACCTATCAAGAGCTAATATGTGCACAGAAAAAAACTGAAGAGATAGCACAATTAATTAATGCGGATTCACTTTCGTTTCTATCAATAGAAGGTTTATTAAATGCAGTGGGTAAAAAGGGATTATGTAAAGCATGCTTTAACGGTGATTATCCAACCCATTTATATGAAAGACTAGAAGATGCGAATGTGGAATAAATTTTAGAAGGAGTATGACTTATGAGTGAAGTTTATAAGAATTCTGGTGTTGATATTCATAAAGGCTATGAAGTGGTAAAGCGAATAAAAAATGATGTGGATAAGACAAAATGCCTTGGTACAATGGGAAGTATTGGTGGCTTTGGAGGCTTATTTGATTTATCAAAATTGAATATAAAAGAACCTGTTTTAGTATCAGGGACAGATGGGGTAGGAACTAAATT from Mycoplasmatota bacterium carries:
- a CDS encoding phosphoribosylaminoimidazolesuccinocarboxamide synthase, which codes for MNKENLIYEGKAKQVYCTCNPNQVIIHYKDDATAYNGIKKSIIDNKGILNNEISSIIYKLLENHGIKTHLIERLNEREQLCEKVDIIKLEVIVRNIVAGSMAKRLGIKEGTVLDDETYELCYKNDYFGDPLINEDHALALKLATKQELNFIRITSLKINHILKMIFKEMNINIVDFKLEFGRNEAGEIILADEISPDTCRLWDMETNEKLDKDRFRRDLGNVEGAYKEILNRFKRNELNVRN
- a CDS encoding amidophosphoribosyltransferase, translated to MSEIDLFYENKMNEECGVFGIFNHENAGELTYYALQTLQHRGQEGTGILSSNGNVLTQVKGEGLVNHVYKSEDIKRLKGIHAIGHVRYSTSGGGGLLNVQPFLFHSQTGQLGLCHNGNLVNTKNLKGYLEKEGSIFQTTSDTEVLAHLLKRQKGTFMERLKESLLYLEGAFAFLVLLENELYIALDKLGLRPLSIGKIGDGYVVASETCAFETIGATYIRDVQPGEVIKISDSGMESQFYSLNNETHMCAMEYIYFSRPDSDILNVNVHTARKRCGIELAKENPVLADIVIGVPDSGMSAAIGYSEATRIPFEMGIIKNKYVGRTFIEASQALRDQGVKMKLSAVRSIVKDKRVVLIDDSIVRGTTSKKIVNMLRQAGAKEVHVRIASPEIKYPCFYGVDFSTYQELICAQKKTEEIAQLINADSLSFLSIEGLLNAVGKKGLCKACFNGDYPTHLYERLEDANVE